The following DNA comes from Oncorhynchus masou masou isolate Uvic2021 chromosome 21, UVic_Omas_1.1, whole genome shotgun sequence.
GGAGCTCTGGGTATACCCTTCTCTCCTCTAGCTGGCTACTGGAAGCTCCAACAGCAGATGTACAAGAAGGAAGTCTCTGTCCAAGTGGGTAGAATCTTTCCACAATCTGCTACTTAATAGGGGGCTGTTCCCAACTCTCATTTTACCGCCGTAAACTCTTACGAAAGTCCACCGGTAAACCTTGCCATGGTTTGATATGTGAAACATCCACCAGTGGGAATACACTTCAGGGAAGTGCATTCTTTTCTGCATTCCTTTGGCACATCACGATCTTTTGTCTTAAGTGCCTATAACGGGTTAACAGGGATAATGTGAGTCACAGTCTATATAGCCAGTCAACCCTGAGGAAATTCAAATGTAGGCTATATTAGGTTTTAAAAATGGTCTACTTACTATTTCAGTGAAAGTATTTGTTCAATCAATAAAAACCAGCTGAATTTACTATCCAAACGACTCGTTCGTGGATTTTCTTGTGGATCTCTCTGAGAATATAAGCAGTCGCCAGGGCAACCTAGACTACATGCGGGTAACTTGTACACATACAATTCCACCGATTTTAAAACACAATGACACGGTCCTACATTTAATGACAACTGCAAACAATAAACTATATAACTTATTTAGTACAATTTCACTTGATTAAGTAATTGTACGGGACAGATAGTCCCAGTGGTGTATCGGAGGGTATACCCACttattttcttcttcttattCACTTCTTAACCCCATTGACACGTATGAACGTGGTGTAGTGGACGTATACGCCGTATACATTAATAGGACTGATGGAAAGGATAGGAATGTCTAGCTGAAAATATTGATAAACTATTATTTATTCCCATTTTAGAGGCAGCAATGTTCACACTGCAGTTGGCCTATGCATGGATATTCCAAAATgcaattagcgggaaaacacaATAAAAAATGCGCACCGCACATGTAAGCGGACAGATATGGAAATATCCGTTAGAAGGAGGAGGGActtaaagatgcaacaactatcaTAGTTTGATCATATGATTAGGATAATGCATTTAGCTGCTATACAATGAAAAACCGTTGACATaaaccaatagaacaggggaACGTATACGAGTAAGTCTATACaaataattgcctccacgttTCTATGGTGGGGTTTTGGttgtaggctactttgaagcaaggtaagacatgcttTATAATATGAAGTAAAACGTCCAGGTTTAAAACAATTACGGAACGGGAAAATTATAGCGATGTTAACAATAGGTCTCACtgtcttctggtagatggaaaggctttcccaaaaaccttctcTGTTATGTAGGTATAAAGTAGCCCCTGCCCACTCAGAATCATATGATTATTTacatcaatccagtggccattaCTTTAGCAAACTCCTTCTCATGCGCTACAGAAACACCTCCAATCAAACAAttgaattaaagggtaactactGTAATAAATCCAAATTTATTCGATTTGTCCAACCTCAAAATTGGTCTCCtggtgtggtttaagcattgttatgGACTTAAAACATACAATTTTGTttttctgtaaaaaaataaaataagcatgATGTGGAATGTTTGACTCAGTCATCTGTTGTAGACATACTATTAGCCTACTGCAGAGTACAGTTTGGGTTGGCCTGACTGAAAGACCCATATGGGATTCATAATTTTAGGTCATTCAGAGTGTATGTCACAGTTTCTCACAATTTTTCCACATGGGGTGCCTTTCCTTCACTGTTTTGATATTTTCTTTAGCTAAATTTGAGTGtaaccactactacaccactggGTAGCCCATATCAACAGCCTTGAACAGCTTGGGTTTCATTGAGGCAGTGTCACCTCTTGGGATGATTGTAAACATGGTAAAATATCCATCATTTCATGATCAGTGAGGGCCTCTAGTGTTTAAAAGCAGGAAATACATTTTGGGCAGAGCATTGAAAATCAACCACATGCACAGAAGTAACCATTATCCTATAGGCCCAGGGGCTTTTGTCCCATATAATGGTTTATCTATTGGTTCATGTACACAATCATAGCTAAAAACAGAATTGCTATAGACAAAGTATACATATTCTGTATCTAAAAATAAATAACTCTTTATATCAGATGTATTGAGATTTTGAAATGATAACATTCACATGGATAAGACTTTGTATTGTGGTTGTTTTATTCTCTATGGTACATTCATTGAACAATCAATAAATATTGATCCCATGCATGAAACAAATTGCCATTATTGacaggacaaaaaaaaaaaaaaaaaaatctcccaGAGCATACATCTGTACCACAGAGAAGATTCATTTAGGGATGGAAATGGATAAGGGCACTCATGCCTTCTTGGGCATTGCTGCATTGAGGAGTTCATACACGACAAATCCACTTCctgtgaagagaggagaaagatgtTTTATATAACAGGCATaggggaggtaggtagcctagtggttggactagacccggaaggttgcaagatcgaatccccgagctgaaaaggtaaatatctgtcgttctgcccctgaacaaggcagttaacccactgttcctagtccatcattgaaaataagaacttgttcttaactgacttgcctagttaaataaataaaaaaaatagcagGAAATGTGAGAAACTGGTATTTGACTCCACTGTTTGTAGTTAGACCTGATCTATATTATTTGATCATATGCCGTAACAATTCGATTAGCACTTACAATCAATGTTACATTCAAGGAGGGTCATATCAGGGCTGTACAACAAGTAATGCATACTTACCAAAGACTGTAAGGGCCATCGTTGCCCTGTACAGAATAGCATCCTTGGCTCCTCCCTTCAGATGGACCGGTATCCCGTTATCTGCCTGTGTAAACAGGAAGAAGAGGAAATTAGCCTATAAATGATATTCAGAAGTATGCAAAGAAGCCCTTCATAGCAACATATATGAACCACAAAACTAAATGGTTCGGTCTGGGTGGTGGCTGTATTTTAAAACAGTCTATGCACTTTTGCCCCACCTGAATATGTTGAATATTTCATTAATCAACACACACTGCACTACAATAGCCTCAATTATTTTGTGAGATGTTTATAACTGCAATTAAAACAACGTTTTTAAAAGATTTATACTCATTGGAAAGCAAAGTTCTACTTGGGACCTATTACAGCCTAACCTAATACAAACGGAAACACTTACCATGAACATTATGACCTTAAAAGGATCAGGAAATTCTTAGGCTAAGATGAAAACCAACAACAAATTGCAGAAAAgcagcctcccgggtggcgcagtggtctaaggcactgtgccaccagagattctgggttcgagcccaggctctgtcgcagccggccacgactgggacgtccatggggcgatgcacaattttAAAGCAGGGCAATGGACATCCTCTGGGTGTTATGCAAGATTCAGCAAAGCACTGATATCAAAAGTCTAATTTTGTATCAGCTGTTTGCATATCACGCTGCATGCAAAATTAGTCAGCCCAGCCCAAACTAAGAGTGAACCTATGAGCAAACATCATAAATACTTATCTTTCAGGCTACAATGGTGGGAAAATAAGATTCTGTTTCCAGAACCTGAGAATAAAGCGCAAACTTTAACCTAAGCATTACTGTACCATTACTAGTCAAACAAGATTGAACACAAATATTGACTGTCAAAATTAGGTAAA
Coding sequences within:
- the LOC135508356 gene encoding cytochrome c oxidase subunit 7A2, mitochondrial-like, which gives rise to MYRQLMRLQQLSSRTISSSARRQVDNMVKEKQKLFQADNGIPVHLKGGAKDAILYRATMALTVFGSGFVVYELLNAAMPKKA